A single window of Zea mays cultivar B73 chromosome 10, Zm-B73-REFERENCE-NAM-5.0, whole genome shotgun sequence DNA harbors:
- the LOC103640646 gene encoding cytochrome P450 89A2, which yields MHKSIVRSCNTTMELTWDVIVLAACSFLIPLVFLRNAKKHRRRRAPPGPATVPIIGNLAWLELRHGWMDEMNILRRMHSRFGPLLKVRLGSSEQVNVMDRRLAHALLVERGAAVADRSPLLVSTDRFGVFDSFSIHVSSYGPRWSVLRRNFAAEIVSPARFRQMAASRELALSGLIRKLQLEEGGVVCRDAFQHAMSSLFIAMCFGKVLDDSSVDSIAVAVRDFVLHDDGSETGMAKFLFLPALTTRLFRDFVREREAKLQKLETVYCLPLIHERRERRKKQQTQELEHPHCYVDTLLDLRLGEGRQDGGRPPLTDHEIASLCIEILIVGSDLPGTALEWTMAELVKNPGVQDKLYEEMMKAKGTGGVVAAGGVPFSEDDLPKIPYLRAVVLEGLRRHPPAQQMPPRRVREDVEVDDYVVPKGSAINFMLYDLGMDDATWDRPALFMPERFLPGGEAEELDITGAKEMKMIPFGAGRRICPGLRIALLLLEYFVANLVAAFHWKEVEPGDVDVTSEDVRVSILMGKPLRARLLARLPAAP from the coding sequence ATGCATAAAAGCATCGTCAGAAGCTGCAATACTACAATGGAGCTCACGTGGGATGTCATTGTACTGGCTGCCTGCAGCTTCCTCATTCCTCTCGTCTTCCTCCGCAACGCTAAGAAgcaccggcggcggcgcgcgccccCTGGGCCGGCCACCGTACCCATCATCGGGAACCTGGCATGGCTAGAGTTGCGCCACGGGTGGATGGATGAGATGAACATCCTGCGACGGATGCACTCGCGCTTTGGCCCGCTGCTGAAGGTCCGCCTGGGTTCCTCGGAGCAGGTGAACGTGATGGACCGCCGTCTCGCACATGCCTTGCTCGTGGAGCGTGGCGCCGCGGTGGCTGACCGCTCGCCGCTGCTGGTGTCCACCGACAGGTTCGGAGTCTTCGACTCTTTCAGCATACACGTGTCCAGCTACGGCCCGCGGTGGAGTGTTCTCCGCCGCAACTTCGCGGCGGAGATCGTGAGCCCAGCGCGCTTCCGGCAGATGGCGGCCTCGCGGGAGCTGGCGCTTTCCGGCCTCATCCGGAAGCTGCAGCTGGAGGAGGGCGGCGTCGTCTGCAGGGACGCGTTCCAGCACGCCATGTCCAGCCTCTTCATCGCCATGTGCTTCGGCAAGGTCCTCGACGACTCGTCTGTGGACAGCATCGCCGTCGCAGTGCGCGACTTCGTCCTCCACGACGACGGGTCGGAGACGGGGATGGCGAAATTCTTGTTCCTCCCTGCTCTCACCACGCGACTCTTCCGTGACTTCGTGCGGGAGAGGGAAGCCAAGCTCCAAAAGCTGGAAACCGTGTATTGCCTGCCATTGATCCATGAGCGGAGAGAGCGCAGGAAGAAGCAGCAGACGCAGGAGCTGGAGCACCCGCACTGCTACGTTGACACGTTGCTCGATCTCAGGCTCGGCGAGGGACGACAAGACGGTGGCCGCCCTCCTCTCACAGACCACGAGATAGCTAGTCTGTGCATCGAGATCCTCATCGTTGGCTCAGATCTACCTGGGACGGCGCTGGAGTGGACCATGGCGGAGCTAGTAAAGAACCCAGGCGTGCAGGACAAGCTCTACGAGGAGATGATGAAAGCCAaaggcactggtggtgttgttgcTGCAGGTGGCGTGCCGTTCTCGGAGGATGACTTGCCCAAGATACCCTACCTGAGAGCGGTGGTGCTGGAGGGTCTCCGGCGCCACCCGCCGGCGCAGCAGATGCCGCCACGCAGGGTGAGGGAGGACGTGGAGGTGGATGACTACGTGGTGCCCAAGGGCTCAGCGATCAACTTCATGCTGTACGACCTAGGCATGGACGACGCCACGTGGGACCGCCCAGCGCTCTTCATGCCAGAGAGGTTCCTGCCCGGCGGGGAAGCTGAGGAGTTGGacatcaccggcgccaaggagaTGAAGATGATACCGTTTGGGGCCGGCAGAAGGATCTGCCCGGGCCTCAGGATCGCTCTCCTACTCCTCGAGTACTTCGTCGCCAACCTCGTAGCGGCCTTCCACTGGAAAGAGGTGGAACCGGGCGACGTTGATGTCACCTCCGAGGACGTTCGGGTCAGCATCCTCATGGGGAAGCCGCTCCGGGCGCGCCTGCTTGCAAGACTGCCTGCTGCACCGTGA